A portion of the Nitrospira defluvii genome contains these proteins:
- a CDS encoding carbamoyltransferase C-terminal domain-containing protein, protein MLILGINEGFEASVVLCRDGKILFAVQEERLTREKGAIGFPSQAVLHCVKHFGLNARNLNHVCLSNLRSPKAETRDELLREYARRGRSGRELLREADLSGSLARLAGMFPGSVENRIREWQAARRGEVNNRTVAEQLARCGLDGVPVSRFHHHSNHAASAYYGLRQNGHEPHLVFTLDGGGDDACAHVYLAENGALRLLAATPTGHSLGNIYAAVTHMLGMRPHEHEYKVMGLAPYADPEQADLQAKVFARYLDLDPADPLRFRRAIPERTSAMLPRLLRDFRVVRFDLVAAGLQRFTEELVLRWIAGAVENTGVRKVLAAGGVFMNVKANQRIASLPGLEYFDVFPSCGDETLPFGAVWQCHVRQGGALTDIRFDGLYLGPEAGTDLSEARARYGEVVEFHELDDPELRTAELLAQGHIVARCSGRMEFGARALGNRSILADPSNQSVVQTINRLIKQRDFWMPFAPAVLGERACEYVHVPASLPQPRISPHMMHAFHTTERRAELAAAVHPADQTARVQMVWKELNPSFHRLIEAFGRLTGRWVLLNTSFNLHGSPIVGGACDAIEVLLKSGLDDLVVDRWLIRKRGSRETGVHASAPSSGGLQDQRQD, encoded by the coding sequence ATGCTGATACTTGGCATCAACGAGGGCTTCGAGGCGTCGGTTGTTCTCTGCCGGGACGGCAAGATCCTGTTTGCCGTGCAGGAGGAACGCCTGACCCGTGAGAAGGGCGCCATCGGCTTTCCATCCCAAGCGGTCCTCCACTGCGTCAAACACTTCGGCTTGAACGCCCGGAACCTGAACCATGTTTGTCTGAGCAATCTGCGGAGCCCGAAGGCTGAGACTCGCGACGAATTGTTGCGTGAATATGCCCGGCGCGGCCGGTCGGGACGAGAGTTGCTGCGGGAGGCGGACCTGTCCGGATCGCTCGCTCGATTGGCAGGCATGTTTCCGGGTTCGGTGGAGAATCGGATACGGGAGTGGCAAGCGGCGCGGCGTGGCGAGGTGAACAACCGGACGGTGGCGGAGCAGTTGGCGCGTTGTGGCCTCGACGGGGTTCCTGTCAGCCGCTTTCATCACCATTCGAACCATGCCGCGTCCGCCTACTACGGCCTGCGTCAGAATGGGCATGAACCGCATTTGGTGTTTACGTTGGACGGCGGGGGCGACGATGCCTGTGCCCATGTGTATCTCGCCGAGAACGGGGCGCTTCGGCTGTTGGCCGCCACGCCGACCGGCCATTCGCTGGGGAATATCTATGCGGCTGTGACGCATATGCTGGGCATGCGGCCGCACGAGCATGAATACAAGGTGATGGGGTTGGCGCCCTATGCGGACCCGGAGCAGGCGGACCTGCAGGCGAAGGTGTTTGCACGGTACCTCGATCTCGATCCGGCTGATCCATTGCGGTTTCGTCGAGCCATCCCAGAGCGCACGAGCGCGATGTTGCCCAGACTCTTGCGGGATTTTCGCGTGGTTCGGTTCGATCTGGTGGCCGCAGGATTGCAGCGGTTCACGGAAGAACTGGTCTTGCGCTGGATTGCCGGCGCCGTGGAGAACACCGGTGTGCGGAAGGTGCTTGCGGCGGGAGGAGTCTTCATGAACGTGAAGGCCAATCAACGCATCGCCTCGTTGCCTGGCCTCGAATACTTCGACGTGTTTCCTTCCTGCGGCGACGAGACGCTGCCGTTCGGGGCGGTCTGGCAATGTCACGTTCGCCAGGGTGGCGCGCTCACCGATATTCGGTTCGACGGTCTGTATCTTGGGCCGGAGGCGGGGACGGACCTGTCCGAAGCTCGCGCTCGCTACGGCGAGGTCGTGGAATTTCATGAACTTGATGATCCGGAACTCCGCACGGCGGAGCTGCTCGCGCAGGGTCACATTGTGGCTCGTTGCTCAGGGCGCATGGAGTTCGGGGCGAGGGCGTTGGGGAACCGGTCTATCCTGGCGGACCCCAGCAACCAGTCCGTGGTCCAGACGATCAATCGGCTGATCAAGCAGCGCGATTTCTGGATGCCGTTCGCGCCGGCGGTCCTGGGTGAACGGGCCTGCGAGTATGTCCATGTGCCTGCTTCGTTGCCGCAGCCGCGGATCAGCCCGCACATGATGCATGCGTTTCACACCACCGAACGACGGGCTGAGTTGGCCGCCGCCGTTCATCCTGCCGACCAGACGGCGCGGGTGCAGATGGTGTGGAAGGAGCTCAACCCCTCCTTCCATCGGCTCATCGAAGCCTTTGGACGGCTGACCGGCCGATGGGTGCTGCTCAATACCTCCTTCAATTTGCACGGGTCTCCCATCGTGGGCGGGGCTTGTGATGCGATCGAGGTGTTGCTCAAGTCTGGATTGGACGATCTGGTTGTCGATCGATGGTTGATCCGGAAGCGCGGGAGCCGGGAAACCGGCGTCCACGCGTCAGCGCCATCTAGTGGCGGGCTGCAGGATCAGCGTCAGGACTGA
- a CDS encoding polysaccharide deacetylase family protein: MTTLRQACYLSIDLEDYKHATMLDMGLEPRTNPEQTWRGVTRILSVLRETKSHPAVTFFTTGQVARDQPDLVREMAAQGHEIACHSDQHENVYSLNRDKFLHNLRRAKDALEAAGGQPVIGFRAPNFSIDERTTWAYPVLAEAGFTYDSSLATNHPRTKAEAYDVMTLSDRELFVFPIYRHMLTGTHGIRVIGGTFFRLLPLSLIVTLMKKSAALGYVPLIYLHAADADDQPNPVRWNEMRRLPYASRCAWSLRQQQWLLGAHSVADKLRSILTLFAHQGPMQTALPVHTAVR, translated from the coding sequence ATGACGACTCTCCGGCAAGCCTGCTACCTGTCGATTGATCTGGAAGACTACAAACACGCTACTATGCTCGACATGGGGCTGGAGCCGCGCACGAATCCTGAACAAACCTGGAGAGGCGTCACCCGCATCCTCTCCGTGTTACGCGAGACCAAGAGCCACCCTGCCGTCACATTCTTCACCACCGGGCAGGTGGCCAGGGACCAGCCCGACCTCGTGCGTGAGATGGCGGCACAGGGTCACGAAATCGCCTGTCACAGTGATCAGCATGAGAATGTCTACTCGCTGAACCGAGACAAGTTCCTGCACAATCTCCGTCGAGCCAAAGATGCGCTGGAGGCAGCCGGTGGGCAACCGGTGATCGGCTTCAGGGCCCCGAACTTTTCCATCGACGAGCGGACTACCTGGGCGTATCCCGTACTAGCAGAGGCGGGATTTACCTACGACTCCAGCCTGGCCACGAACCATCCGCGAACCAAGGCGGAAGCCTACGACGTGATGACCCTGTCCGATAGAGAACTGTTCGTGTTTCCCATTTACCGCCACATGCTCACGGGAACTCACGGCATCCGGGTCATCGGCGGGACCTTCTTCCGGTTGCTGCCGCTCAGCCTGATCGTCACGCTCATGAAGAAATCGGCCGCGCTCGGCTACGTCCCCTTGATCTACCTCCACGCTGCCGATGCCGATGACCAACCAAACCCGGTCCGGTGGAACGAGATGCGCCGCCTCCCGTACGCTTCGCGTTGCGCCTGGAGCCTGCGTCAGCAACAGTGGCTGCTGGGGGCGCATAGCGTGGCCGACAAACTTCGCAGCATTCTCACACTATTCGCCCATCAAGGCCCGATGCAGACGGCGCTCCCGGTGCACACCGCAGTCCGATGA
- a CDS encoding thiamine pyrophosphate-dependent dehydrogenase E1 component subunit alpha, which translates to MTIEQSLWRMMVLIRAVENRIGELVLAGEIKTPCHLSIGQEAIPAGVCAALQPDDSLWGGHRSHGHYLAKGGDLRAMMAEIFGKATGCARGRGGSMHLVDTAQGIFGTVPLVAATIPLAVGAALSAKLRGTGQIAVAFFGDGATDEGHFHESLTLAALYRLPVLFVCENNLYSTHLTLKERRVKDNIVESADLHGLSGERVDGNDVMAVQSSAQQAVQRARAGNGPTLLECRTYRWRGHVGPAADLEVGEDRRRELDEWRQRDPIARCRERLRAQGLSSERFESLEAAVRDEVEEAVTFARQSPAPDDSELLHHVYVSRRGV; encoded by the coding sequence ATGACTATCGAGCAGTCGCTCTGGCGGATGATGGTATTGATCCGCGCCGTCGAGAATCGCATCGGCGAGTTGGTCTTGGCGGGAGAGATCAAGACCCCCTGCCACCTCTCGATCGGACAGGAGGCCATTCCGGCCGGTGTGTGCGCCGCGTTGCAGCCGGACGATAGTCTGTGGGGCGGACACCGCTCGCATGGGCACTATCTCGCAAAGGGGGGAGATCTGCGCGCCATGATGGCGGAGATTTTCGGCAAGGCCACGGGTTGTGCGCGCGGGCGCGGGGGCTCCATGCATCTGGTCGATACGGCGCAGGGCATTTTCGGCACGGTCCCCTTGGTGGCGGCGACCATTCCGTTGGCCGTAGGCGCCGCCCTCTCCGCGAAACTCCGGGGCACGGGGCAGATCGCCGTGGCGTTTTTTGGCGACGGGGCCACCGACGAGGGGCACTTTCATGAGTCGCTCACCCTGGCGGCCTTGTACCGACTTCCCGTCTTGTTCGTGTGTGAAAACAATCTGTACTCTACGCACTTGACGCTGAAAGAGCGACGGGTCAAGGACAATATCGTGGAGAGCGCGGATTTGCACGGGCTGTCGGGTGAACGGGTGGACGGGAACGATGTCATGGCCGTACAGAGCTCGGCGCAACAGGCTGTGCAACGTGCACGGGCGGGCAATGGGCCGACACTCTTGGAATGCCGGACCTATCGATGGCGGGGCCACGTCGGACCGGCAGCCGATCTTGAGGTCGGCGAGGACCGGCGGCGTGAACTGGATGAATGGCGGCAGCGGGATCCGATCGCACGATGCCGGGAACGGCTCCGCGCACAGGGGCTGTCCTCGGAGCGGTTCGAGTCGCTTGAGGCCGCTGTGCGGGACGAGGTTGAGGAGGCCGTGACTTTTGCTCGCCAGTCCCCTGCCCCGGATGACAGCGAATTACTCCACCATGTCTACGTGTCCCGGCGAGGAGTCTAA
- a CDS encoding sugar transferase — MKRLCDVLVASVLLLLLSPLLLVIALVITWSDGGPVFYRAPRVGLRGQSFRMLKFRTMVQHADRLGGPSTPDGDPRVTPIGRWLRKHKLDELPQLFNVCGGTMSLVGPRPEVQHYVDLYSEEERVILTVRPGLTDWASLWNIDEGALLKGSPDPEKVYLETIRPVKLRLQLAYVRQRSFGTDLRILLHTAIALARGKGARPLPLIVEKGV; from the coding sequence ATGAAACGTCTGTGTGATGTGCTGGTGGCTTCGGTGTTGCTGCTGCTGTTGAGTCCCCTCCTGCTCGTGATTGCGCTGGTGATTACGTGGAGCGACGGCGGCCCGGTGTTTTATCGAGCCCCTCGGGTGGGGTTGAGGGGACAGTCGTTTCGCATGTTGAAGTTCCGCACCATGGTGCAGCACGCGGACCGGCTCGGCGGACCGTCGACGCCGGACGGAGATCCGAGGGTGACCCCGATCGGTCGCTGGTTGAGAAAACACAAGCTGGATGAATTGCCGCAGTTGTTCAACGTGTGCGGCGGGACGATGAGTCTGGTCGGGCCGAGGCCGGAGGTGCAGCATTATGTCGACTTGTATTCGGAGGAGGAGCGCGTCATTCTGACGGTTCGCCCAGGGTTGACGGACTGGGCTAGCTTATGGAATATCGATGAGGGGGCGTTACTCAAGGGAAGCCCCGATCCCGAGAAAGTCTATTTAGAAACCATCCGGCCGGTGAAGCTCCGGCTCCAACTGGCCTATGTGCGGCAGAGGAGCTTCGGCACCGATCTCCGCATTCTCCTCCATACCGCGATCGCGCTGGCACGAGGCAAGGGGGCCCGTCCGCTTCCGCTGATTGTTGAAAAGGGCGTGTGA
- a CDS encoding lipid II flippase MurJ: MTGSLERNGVRVGVSLSLLTAGQLLTSFGIQWYTIARLGAGSHTDALYAGSTVLQLCSAVVLDQVSFVLVPLLAAREERERAALAWPLFVGIGSLFALATLLLYGVAPYLVPVMAPGFAEPTALLAVELARIQLVGLLGAACFTVLSALYQARNRFLWPSGAVLLCSLIGWSLLVAGLPSLGVRLAAWVQVLLWCGPALLLLQGLGPWSPGTTTHQTVFRELWMRVRPLLLSAACVRTGFVVDRFLTSFLAAGSLVLLDMTWRVMAALVRIFNQGLVTPVVPTLATLAESGRWLEFARLCRVRLLWMGGAGAMATVLLIGMATLGRSLGEGLSSLGVTAEMWGTIQMILLAGAGLLLFGGLTHVLVNAFYAQGDTSVPAKVEIGTSLAGLALKGIGFLMGGLLGIAVATTVQYALSSLLLGLLFSRRMAARLRETAPGSVPTLMAVGTPEHSS; encoded by the coding sequence ATGACAGGAAGTCTGGAGCGGAACGGCGTGCGCGTGGGGGTGAGTCTTTCCCTGTTGACCGCCGGGCAGCTGCTCACCTCGTTCGGCATTCAATGGTACACGATCGCGCGCCTGGGGGCGGGGAGTCACACCGATGCCCTCTACGCCGGTTCGACAGTGTTGCAGCTCTGTTCGGCTGTGGTGTTGGACCAGGTGTCGTTCGTGTTGGTGCCGCTGCTGGCTGCTCGTGAGGAACGTGAACGGGCGGCACTGGCCTGGCCGTTGTTTGTCGGCATCGGCTCGTTGTTTGCGCTGGCGACGTTGCTGCTCTATGGGGTGGCGCCATATCTGGTGCCGGTGATGGCTCCTGGATTTGCCGAACCCACGGCCTTGTTGGCGGTGGAACTGGCAAGAATTCAACTAGTGGGTCTGCTTGGCGCCGCCTGTTTCACGGTCCTGTCTGCGCTCTACCAGGCCAGGAACCGGTTTCTGTGGCCGAGCGGCGCGGTGTTGCTGTGCTCCTTGATTGGATGGAGCCTCCTGGTCGCGGGGTTGCCGAGTCTGGGGGTGCGACTCGCGGCCTGGGTGCAGGTGCTGCTGTGGTGTGGGCCGGCGCTATTGCTGCTGCAGGGCCTGGGCCCCTGGTCGCCTGGGACTACCACCCACCAGACCGTGTTTCGTGAGCTGTGGATGCGTGTCCGTCCCCTGTTGTTGAGCGCGGCTTGTGTGCGAACCGGGTTTGTGGTGGACCGGTTCCTGACCTCGTTCCTCGCCGCCGGCAGCCTGGTGCTGCTGGATATGACCTGGCGAGTGATGGCGGCGCTGGTGCGTATCTTCAACCAGGGACTCGTGACCCCGGTGGTTCCGACTTTGGCGACGCTGGCGGAGAGCGGGAGGTGGCTTGAGTTTGCCCGGCTGTGCCGCGTGCGGTTGCTGTGGATGGGAGGGGCCGGCGCGATGGCCACCGTCCTGTTGATAGGCATGGCGACGCTGGGCCGCAGCCTCGGTGAGGGTCTGTCCTCCCTGGGGGTGACCGCGGAGATGTGGGGGACCATCCAGATGATTCTGCTGGCCGGTGCTGGTCTGTTGTTGTTCGGGGGGCTGACTCATGTGCTGGTCAATGCGTTTTATGCCCAAGGTGACACCAGCGTTCCGGCCAAGGTGGAAATCGGGACGAGTCTCGCCGGTCTCGCGTTGAAGGGGATCGGCTTCCTGATGGGCGGGTTGCTCGGCATTGCGGTCGCCACCACGGTGCAGTATGCGCTCTCCAGCCTGTTGCTCGGACTACTGTTCTCCCGTCGCATGGCGGCGCGTCTGCGTGAGACCGCACCCGGCTCCGTGCCGACCCTCATGGCCGTCGGGACACCGGAGCATTCGTCATAG
- a CDS encoding glycosyltransferase, translating into MMVEVMRRVEPGSDPASAVTNGSLRVLYVFPGPAEGSAMIFARKQVEAMRGLGVVPETFALESRTDLACVSRESKRLRRCIASFCPDLIHAQYGTVTACLAGLMTMVPLVITFRGSDLNPAPSDPWLRSAVRRGLSQYAARKAARMICVSQELKRRLWWRRDRALVLPSGVDTDVFVPRPQPQARAELGWGATERIVLFNAGLSPAVKRLDLAQAAVRKAEQLCGPIRLQLLDGLVPQAMVATMMNGADCLLLTSDWEGSPTIVQEAMACNLPVLSVEVGDVRERLAAVTPSGIVGRDPTQIARALAELLARPARSNGRDSIAVVAQDHIARQTLAVYHEALGRRDGC; encoded by the coding sequence ATGATGGTCGAGGTCATGCGCAGGGTTGAGCCCGGTTCGGATCCGGCGAGCGCTGTCACGAACGGCAGTCTCCGGGTGTTGTATGTCTTTCCTGGACCGGCCGAAGGCTCAGCGATGATTTTTGCGCGCAAGCAGGTGGAGGCTATGCGCGGGCTGGGGGTGGTTCCTGAGACCTTCGCGTTGGAGTCACGCACGGACCTGGCCTGTGTGAGCCGCGAGTCGAAGCGATTGCGCCGGTGCATCGCCTCGTTTTGTCCGGACCTGATCCATGCGCAATACGGGACCGTGACCGCCTGTCTCGCCGGTTTGATGACGATGGTCCCGCTGGTCATTACCTTTCGCGGCAGTGATCTGAATCCCGCGCCCAGCGACCCGTGGCTGCGTTCCGCCGTCCGGCGCGGGCTCTCCCAGTATGCGGCGCGCAAAGCGGCACGGATGATTTGTGTGAGTCAGGAGTTGAAACGGCGTCTGTGGTGGCGGCGTGATCGCGCGCTGGTGCTGCCATCCGGAGTCGATACCGACGTGTTTGTCCCTCGCCCCCAACCGCAAGCGAGGGCCGAACTTGGCTGGGGCGCAACTGAACGGATTGTGCTCTTCAATGCGGGACTGTCACCGGCGGTGAAACGCCTCGACCTGGCCCAGGCGGCGGTGAGAAAGGCCGAACAGTTGTGCGGGCCGATTCGTCTGCAGTTGCTGGATGGGCTGGTGCCCCAGGCGATGGTGGCGACTATGATGAATGGGGCCGATTGTTTGCTGCTGACCAGCGACTGGGAAGGGTCGCCGACCATCGTGCAGGAAGCAATGGCCTGTAATCTGCCGGTGCTGTCGGTGGAGGTCGGAGATGTGCGGGAACGGCTGGCCGCGGTGACGCCCTCCGGGATCGTGGGCCGGGACCCGACACAGATCGCGCGGGCCTTGGCGGAATTGCTCGCGAGGCCGGCGAGGTCCAACGGTCGAGACTCCATCGCGGTTGTGGCTCAGGACCACATCGCCCGGCAGACTCTCGCGGTCTACCATGAGGCGCTCGGGAGGCGCGACGGATGCTGA
- a CDS encoding glycosyltransferase family 2 protein, giving the protein MQAQQPLPFITVLVPCRNERAFIARCLDSIVHNGYPSDRLFVLVVDGMSGDGTRAVLEVYARDHESVRVIDNQGRTTPKALNLGLREARGPIVFRVDAHACLAPGYLRRCVDALQEYGADVVCGVMHTVPATEGPMGRAIAAALGHPFGVGNSYFRIHVSRPTWVDTVFCGCYRREAFDRVPASDEPAVHETAGGGDVPLDTRGPFNAALVRGQDMDFSVRLRKAGGRMLLLPDISTNYYARSTIRSFWSQNWSNGEWAILPFAYSSGTSISLRHLIPLGFVLSVVVTAAAGLVMPSFLWGSVGIAGLYGVVNLLASLHAAWRERSAAIGFLLPLVFVTLHVGYGLGSLWGLVRLVGLPQFWRRVGWTGSRRAAAVVSGERV; this is encoded by the coding sequence ATGCAGGCACAGCAGCCGTTACCGTTTATTACCGTGCTCGTCCCCTGTCGCAATGAGCGGGCGTTCATTGCACGATGTCTGGACTCGATTGTGCACAACGGCTATCCGTCCGATCGGCTCTTCGTGCTGGTCGTGGATGGCATGAGTGGCGACGGCACGCGCGCGGTGCTTGAGGTCTATGCACGCGACCATGAGTCTGTCCGCGTGATCGACAACCAGGGCCGGACGACCCCGAAGGCGCTCAATTTGGGGTTACGGGAAGCGCGGGGGCCAATCGTGTTCAGAGTGGACGCCCATGCCTGTCTGGCGCCTGGGTATCTCCGGCGTTGTGTGGATGCGCTACAGGAGTACGGGGCCGATGTGGTCTGCGGGGTGATGCACACCGTCCCGGCGACGGAGGGCCCGATGGGAAGGGCCATTGCTGCCGCGCTCGGCCATCCATTCGGAGTCGGGAATTCGTACTTTCGCATCCATGTCTCGCGCCCGACCTGGGTGGATACCGTGTTCTGCGGTTGTTACCGGCGCGAGGCGTTTGATCGTGTACCGGCATCGGACGAGCCGGCCGTTCATGAGACCGCAGGCGGAGGTGATGTACCCTTGGATACTAGGGGTCCGTTTAATGCGGCGCTTGTTCGCGGACAGGATATGGATTTCAGTGTCAGGCTGCGCAAGGCCGGAGGCCGCATGCTCCTGCTGCCCGATATCAGCACCAACTACTATGCCCGTTCGACCATCCGATCCTTCTGGAGCCAGAACTGGAGCAACGGGGAGTGGGCGATCCTGCCTTTTGCCTATAGTTCGGGCACGTCGATTTCGTTGCGCCATTTAATCCCCTTGGGTTTCGTGCTGTCGGTGGTGGTGACGGCGGCGGCAGGTCTCGTGATGCCGTCGTTCTTGTGGGGGAGTGTCGGAATCGCCGGCCTCTACGGCGTGGTGAACCTGCTTGCGTCACTGCATGCCGCGTGGCGCGAACGGTCGGCGGCGATCGGGTTCCTGCTGCCATTGGTCTTTGTTACGCTGCATGTGGGGTATGGGCTTGGGTCCCTGTGGGGCCTGGTGCGACTGGTCGGCTTGCCGCAATTCTGGCGCAGGGTGGGATGGACCGGAAGCCGTCGCGCGGCTGCCGTGGTCTCCGGAGAGCGGGTGTAA
- a CDS encoding outer membrane protein, with product MFRRWIGAVLGIVVVCAPGLSWAETYAALALGPNIATLDTTDVGKLDLKSNIAYGAKFGHYFDDRGFNWFGLEVDMYRSQSNVKAQNLPRQGTNLLLSGPIPGSDFLVHSLAFNALVRVTGYQYKVEPYAGLGVGLNMGNISDGNFRPEAAFAPSFNVLAGIKYYFTPKIAPFIEYKYNFAHFTFDRSNVTADYRANLFMFGVAYHFGR from the coding sequence ATGTTCCGCAGATGGATCGGTGCTGTGCTGGGAATTGTTGTCGTGTGCGCACCCGGGCTCTCCTGGGCTGAAACCTATGCGGCCTTGGCGCTGGGGCCGAATATCGCCACCCTCGACACCACCGACGTCGGCAAGTTGGACCTGAAGAGCAACATCGCATACGGCGCCAAATTCGGGCACTACTTCGACGATCGCGGATTCAACTGGTTCGGCCTCGAAGTGGACATGTACCGGTCGCAGTCGAACGTCAAAGCGCAGAATCTCCCACGACAAGGCACCAATCTGCTGCTGTCAGGCCCCATTCCCGGCAGCGACTTCCTCGTTCATTCCCTGGCCTTCAATGCGCTGGTTCGCGTGACCGGCTACCAGTACAAAGTCGAACCCTATGCCGGGTTGGGAGTCGGCCTCAACATGGGAAACATTTCCGACGGAAACTTCCGGCCTGAGGCGGCCTTTGCCCCGAGCTTCAACGTCTTGGCGGGCATCAAATATTACTTCACGCCAAAAATCGCACCCTTCATCGAGTACAAATACAACTTCGCCCACTTCACATTCGACCGCTCCAACGTCACCGCCGACTACCGCGCCAATCTGTTCATGTTCGGCGTCGCCTACCACTTCGGCCGCTGA